From the Rhodococcus pseudokoreensis genome, one window contains:
- a CDS encoding RES family NAD+ phosphorylase, with protein MPNIEPPAAGLLRPAHRTVLDAGTVVWRVHSSHRAAHVPNPSAQPDELAGGRFDSLDGSYAYLYLADSPEGAIAETICRDLPLDPTIARIVPASAVAGRTLTALTVTRPLTVAALHGPHLSAVGQDLWLTKCEARLYVTTRRWAHAILAADPDIDGLAYRPRHNEDTLAWVLTSDPAITPHPALTLDPTTTPLPLDRGPGRDLAARIVADHSAILSPT; from the coding sequence ATGCCGAATATCGAACCACCGGCCGCAGGTTTACTCCGGCCGGCGCACCGGACCGTGCTCGACGCCGGAACCGTGGTGTGGCGGGTGCACAGCAGCCACCGTGCCGCACACGTCCCCAACCCGAGCGCGCAGCCCGACGAGCTCGCGGGCGGGCGGTTCGACTCCCTCGACGGCAGCTACGCCTACCTCTACCTCGCCGACAGCCCCGAGGGGGCGATCGCCGAAACCATTTGCCGGGACCTGCCCCTCGATCCCACCATCGCCCGGATCGTGCCCGCCAGTGCGGTGGCCGGCCGCACCCTGACTGCCCTGACCGTCACCCGCCCCCTCACCGTCGCCGCACTGCACGGCCCCCACCTCTCGGCGGTCGGACAAGATCTCTGGCTCACCAAATGCGAGGCACGGCTTTACGTCACGACCCGCCGGTGGGCGCACGCCATCCTTGCCGCCGATCCCGATATCGACGGGCTCGCCTACCGGCCCCGGCACAACGAAGACACCCTCGCCTGGGTCCTCACCAGTGATCCGGCGATCACACCCCACCCCGCCCTGACCCTCGACCCCACCACCACGCCCTTGCCGCTCGACCGCGGGCCCGGCCGTGACCTGGCCGCCAGGATCGTCGCCGACCACAGCGCCATCCTCTCCCCCACCTGA
- a CDS encoding helix-turn-helix domain-containing protein, whose amino-acid sequence MTEPTPRTRFRRANDRIDKLVSDPLIADEVRSYRGERETVNRIHAEGLADIRKASNLTQQQVAAALDTDQGTVSRIERRDDLLLSTLRQYLAATGAEHPKIVIEKDGVEITLDLDAFA is encoded by the coding sequence ATGACCGAACCCACCCCGCGCACCCGCTTCCGCCGCGCCAACGACCGCATCGACAAGCTCGTGAGCGACCCGTTGATCGCCGACGAGGTGCGCAGCTACCGCGGCGAGCGTGAGACCGTCAACCGCATCCACGCCGAAGGGCTCGCCGACATCCGTAAGGCCAGCAATCTCACGCAGCAGCAAGTCGCCGCCGCCCTCGACACCGACCAAGGAACCGTCTCTCGCATCGAACGCCGCGACGACCTGTTGCTGTCGACCCTGCGGCAGTATCTCGCCGCGACCGGCGCCGAGCACCCGAAAATCGTCATCGAGAAGGACGGTGTCGAAATCACCCTCGACCTCGACGCCTTCGCCTGA
- a CDS encoding TIR domain-containing protein has protein sequence MTSPMPPTALVSWAHKNTDWSREQEKEWETAVRSLVERLRANGIDAHIDLYYQSDPSIDWTRWGQEMVRDSDFVIVAVSTAWKQRWEGTNVPTAGAGAVVEADTLKGRFNENQHDFQKRTLIVVLPGSSEDALPADLHRLNRFHVTEFADTDGGIQRLLRMLLNWPRHILPELGPCA, from the coding sequence GTGACTTCGCCGATGCCACCCACTGCTCTGGTCAGCTGGGCGCACAAGAACACCGACTGGAGCCGCGAGCAGGAGAAGGAGTGGGAAACCGCGGTCCGGTCCCTCGTGGAGCGTCTGCGCGCGAACGGGATCGACGCGCACATCGACCTGTACTACCAGAGCGACCCTTCGATCGACTGGACCCGATGGGGGCAGGAGATGGTCCGCGACAGCGACTTCGTCATCGTCGCGGTCAGTACGGCGTGGAAACAGCGGTGGGAGGGGACGAACGTACCCACCGCCGGCGCCGGCGCGGTCGTGGAGGCCGACACCCTCAAGGGCCGGTTCAACGAGAACCAGCACGACTTTCAGAAGAGAACCTTGATCGTCGTACTTCCGGGTTCCTCCGAGGATGCGCTTCCTGCGGACCTGCACCGTCTCAACCGGTTTCACGTCACAGAGTTCGCCGATACCGACGGCGGCATCCAACGTCTGCTGCGCATGCTGCTCAACTGGCCACGGCACATCCTCCCGGAGTTGGGTCCCTGTGCCTGA